aaaaaaaagacttaaCAAAAAAGATAACCATCTATATAAATTACATAGTTAAAAATAACAACAGACACAAAGTAtgaaaagtatataaatatagaagaagaaggataagaATTCAAATAAACTTATAAAATAAcaattgataataataatctgaatataaaaataaagagactATCAAGATAGAGTGTCCTTGCATTATTGCACTAATTCTATATGAGATAGATAAATTCACAATGAATGTATTTATCCTGATTAGGGCTGCAGTGCATCTCGGGCACAGTCGGTGCAAGGTCCATGGATAGgacactatgcacacacacacatatttaacaACTAGGGGCATTTCAGCATAGCCAATTCTATTTGTAATTCTATTTTatatcagccaagaacaggactCAGTAGACACTGACTTACCATGAACATTTGAAGATAGGAAAAATGTCACCTGGTCACCTTTTTTGCACTGTTTCCACATGATTACTGATAAGATAACTGCACTACTGAGCAGATGTACTAATAAAGTGGCAATTAAGAGCTAATTTATATGACTTTCAAGtagatttttacatttaactGCTCTTGGTATAAACATGATACATTGAccttactcacttactcactatatttactgttttttttattgctgtgctgtctgtctgttgtaGAACAAAATACAGAAGCCACATAACAAgctttatactgtatgtacgctaataatatttacagatatatactttatatatactTATGTTCAGGCAAAGAAATCTCCCCATCATAACAATGTGTTTCTCAGACATGTATAAACTAGAATGCATGTATGATCTGCTGTGTTGTCTCTCAGCTGCTTCTTGCTTAGATGTGACAGATGGGTTCAGAGCTCTGCAGTTCCCAGCATTTCCATCTGATGGGGAAACAGGATATGGTATCTTACTTATTTTGTTATTCACAACAAAATAAGTAAGATGCCATACATTCACTGACCATGTTCTAAAGGgggaccattgagagcatcctgagcagctgcatcactgcctggtttgggaattgcaccgtctcggatcccAAGACCCcgcagcggatagtgaggacagctgagtagatcattggagtctctcttccctctatcatggacatttacaccCAACGCTGCATTCGCAAAGCATTGGGGATGACCCCTCAaggctcctcaacatccagaaCAGAACTGtaccaaactcacacacacaaacactcactcactcactcactcaaccatgTGAACTGATGTCTTCGAACTCAAGACTCAAACTCCACTCATATTATAACGAAGAATGTATATGTAagaatgtatactggtcagTGCTAGTTTGTCTATATTGTGTACTTTGTgcatctgtcctgtactcttttgttttatattatctgttacacttggtttttttgtcttgcatggtttgcactttgcactttatgcactttatgtagctaggacaacttacttacTCACgcagtccttagctctgtgttgttttgtagctctatgttgttttatgttgttttatgtagcaccaaggtccatttcactgtgtactgtgtcagctatatatggttgaaatgacattAAAGGCTTCTtaacttgacttgacttgacttgaacaATGCTAATTTAATTCAATGCTAATTCCATCAACCTAGTGTTCATCTAGGTTGATTATTGGCTGTAGTTATGTGCATTACTGTTCATCAATACagatttgttaatattttgGTTATGTGCCAAAGATTCTCAGCTCAGCAGtgacactatgtgtgtgtgtgtgtgggggggggtgttagtgtgtgtgtgttggtacaGCTGCTGGTACAACTATCACATGTAAAGGACCTATGATTTTTAAACACTACACTATTTCCctatgttcttttgtttttcttagtaACCTTGTTGTtacatgttgtatgtttatagACATGGACTATtgtaaatctttttctttttcaatttgTTTGTCCCAAGGGTTCTCATTTTGTAGACAGGGACCCTTTTCAACCGTAACctttttgaagatttttcaacAAAATCCAAATATAAAtatccaataatccaaataaaTTCACTATTTAAAATGGTATAATTCTATGCATTAAAACAATACAGTTTTTCTTATATACCCTGAACATTACACCAAAACCTATTATTTTAAAACCtttatgttttaaattaaaatctatATAATTCAAATCTATATAATTTTTCATGCCAAACTATAAGAAGTTGTTCATAAATATGACAACTTTTGTGAATGGCAGGTTGTTATTTCCACCACTgtaataaattcttttttttttttttttttttattgtggacTGGCTATTCTTTGCATTACTTTGTACCCCTCTTTGAGAATGAGTCTGTTTCTGACCATGGGACTGCTGTTGGTTTGATCGTTTTGGTTTTGCACCTAATACTCTACCTTTGTTATGGGATCATACTCGGAACAAATTAAGTCTTGCATCAGTGATCGTTTTCAACAACTATTAATTAATGACTAGCCAGCGTAGCAGATTCTGCCTAAGTGTAGTGGTGTACACATGTCTAGTACTGTGCTAGAGCATGGGTGTCGGAAAGTGCATGTGGGAGGGGGTAGGGGTGAGAGGGACGGTAAACAGAATTTTTAAACAAGGGCATTTGAAAAGCAATATTGTTTTTATCTCTAGTCTCTACCAACAGCGGCACAGGCACTCCACAGATATTTCCCTATCGACAGATGCAGCACATTCTCATACCACTGATCAATGAATGTTAGGTTAAATGAGGTGAAACGCAGACCAGGCTGGTTGCCACAGGAAAAAGAACAGCTGCTCCATTGTCTGCTGAAACATGAAGTTGCTTTGGCTTATATAGGGAAGTAGCTGAATAAGTGAAATGCTCATTTGAAAGTGGAAATAATGTCAATTTACATTCAAACTGTAGCACAGATTAAACCTTAGTTtaggatttatttttcattcatccaGTAGTGATGCCAGCCTGCATCCAATAAAACACTGCCCATTGCACCAACAGAAACGTAAGGTAACTGGGCCACTTGAACATCATGCTGCATTAAGACTTATATAATCATGACCATGACCATCTCATCagagtgtagtgttctgtattAAATGGATACTAAACGTGGAACAACACTAAAATGATTTGTAGAATCTTTATgttctggaaataaataaaaaattacatttatatgaGTTTTCTGACACTTTACTCTGAGAGTAAGACGGTGAAAGAAAAGGGTTAACAAATGAATGGTCTTTCCTGTTATGGaccaaaaataattttatttctcattactTCAGCTTCATTATGTTCAGTTGCTATCAAGAATATCAAAAGTATGTTAAGGGGTTTTGTGGGTCTTATTTTACTTCACATGTATTCTGTTAATGATTGAATGGAAGTCATAATTCTTAATGATGTGGTTTTAAAATTGAATATTGGGCTTTGTGGGACTTCTACATTAAGGTGAATAATTCTGCTCTGATAGCTATTTAACCCTGTCAGTGGCTATTTTTTACATTAACCTCCTAACATTTGATGTATaactcaaataataataataatagtaataactcaataaatatctatttatagatagataaatcATATAAGTCAATatctttattattgtttgtttttttctgactaCAAAGCATATCATAGCCTAGGGTAAAAATCCTTTTATATTATTGGGCAAAAGTCTGATAGAAATGTAAACAAGCTTATGTTCATTAGAGGATGTATCATACTTCACCTGCCACCACTTCTCTTCATCATTTGATCACCAGACCAGCTCATGTTAATTAGCTCACTTGTGGGTTTGCTGCAATTTCTGGCCCTGCATACACAATGACTCTTGTCTGTTGGGCTTCATTTTCAAGTGCATATGTGAGAAACGTAACAGAGTGAAATATGGAAAGGTAGTGATTAAGAAATATTTCcgttgtaataaaatgtttcctATTCAGTAGAGGATTCAAATGAATTCAAAATTTACATCTCAAGTTAGAAGGAAAAGTGCTTATTCTTGaataaacatcaaatatttGTCTAAACTGCTTAAAATACTTTAAAGATCCAGATTCTGCTGTTTTATTGAATTTCCTTTGATTATACAGAATTGGACAAACTTGGAGAAACTTTTGTCTTCTACTTACCTTTTCCTTACCTCCTTTCTATAATTATATAATGTTTCTACATGATTCTATAATGCATGTGGAAACATTACATTTACCAGGTTCAAATGTTTAAAAGCTGAAGTTAATTGCTTTACTTTCTCTCGGAATCCTCATACCTTTAACTGAAATAACTATTGCATCAAAGTGGATATGATgctgccctctggtgttcaCTCCGTCCATAAATCATGCAAtaactatctatccatccatcgtctttacccactttattccatattagggtcatgggggtccactggaacctatcccagcacacattgggcaaaaggcaggggtacaccctgggcaGGTCGCCAGTACATCAcaggccacatatagacagataaATACGCACAgtcacacctatgggcaatttagaattaccagtcaacctaatgtacatgtttttcggcggaaactggagtacccggagtaaacccacgcaagcacagggagaaagTGCAAACTGCACACACCCTGCCTGTacccaggatttgaacccaggacacttcttgctgtgaggcaacagtgctaaccactaagccactgtgctgcccatAACAAGCTTTAGGAACAATTAATTCTAGAAAGCATAATCAGAGCTACATACGTACCCTGCATTCTTGAGAGGTTTTATGAGCTCAAatcaattcaaatttatttatatagcttttaacaatggacattgtctcaaagcataGTACAAGtccaagattaatgttagacaagcctgaggcgattgtggcaaggaaaaactcccttagatggtaagaggaacaaaccttgacaggaaccagactcaaaagggaacccatcctcatttgggtgacactggagagtgtgtttgtaaattattataaacacaggagagtgtgattatgtataatgtcctttctacagtcatatacaatcACTTGGGGTTGTGTATTgtagatacagcatatgtagaatgttactgtgtgtattaattaggaggttgttgttgtcctcaaagttcaCATGTGGTTGGCATCTATGCCTTGAATACCCGAAATCTTCACAAAGCAGGATCCAACTGGAGCTTAATGCCTCAGGATACATGCAGGGTTGACCTCTTCTGaaggtctgaaatcttcatgaagtggaacacaactggagctggcacaatctctagatGCTTCAGGATGGGTAAAAAAAGGGAAACAAGTAGCTGctattcataatattagcaagcactagatgatagtgtgcatttaatcagatggagcacaaggttatgggatgtattatgtgtattccAGGCTAAacagatatgtctttaatctatgTTTAAGACTGTGCctgagccccaaacactgtcaggaaggctattccaaagcAAAATACgcaaaacgctctaccccctttagtggactttgctatcctgggaactaccagaagttcagagttttgtgatctcaaGGAGCATGATGGATTGTAGCAtgttagaagactggttagatatgtgggagctaaaccatttagagccttgttaGTAAGTAGCAATAGTTTGTAATCGGTTCTAAAGTTAAGAGGTAGCCATTGTAGGGATGATAAAATTGGAgttatatgttcatattttcttgactTGGTAAAAAACTCTGCCGGCTGCATACTGGACTAACTGTACCTTGTTTAtagaagatgcaggacaacaacctagtaatgcattacaatagtctgTTCctgaggtcatgaatgcatgaactagcttttctgcatcagatacagataagatGTTTCttagcttggcaatatttctaaggtggaagaaggctatttttgtaatattggaaatacGATTTTCAAAAGACAAGGTGCTGTCTAATATAACACCCATGTATTTCACTGTCGAGCTGGTAGTAACAGTACAGCTTTCTAAATCAAGTCGAATTGCGaaagcttctgtgtactggtttttagACCAATAAATAATGTCTTATCGtgatttaataatagaaaattataggtcatccaatcttttatatctttaacacactcagctAATCTACACATTTTAGATATTTTAtgtggttttgatgagatatgtaactgggtatcatcagcataataatggaaactaatcccatgcatTCTAATGATGTTATCCAAGGGAAgcatgtacaccgatcagccataacagccctgacccattgactccactagatccctgaaggtgtgctgtggtatctggcaccaagatgttagcagcagacccTTTAAGTCccgtaagttgcgaggtggggcctccatggatcgaacttgtttgtccagcacatcccacagatgcttgattgaattgagatctggggactttgaaagtcaacacctcaaacttcttgttgtgctcatcaaaccattcctgaatcatttttgctttgtggcacaacacattatcctgctgaaagaggtcacatttatcagggaataccgtttccaaaGGGTGTACATGACTGGTTTGAGGCTATGTAGCCGAAtgcgcaacaaactgtgatgcactatgtattctgacacctttctatcagaaccagcattaacttcttcagcaatttgtcagcaacagtagttcgtctgttggatcggatgacacgggccagccttcgctcccaacgtgcatcagtgagccttggctgcccatgtccctgtcgccagttcaccactgtttcttccttggaccacttctgaAAGAACGGATCCTTGTGGGACACCATATTTCACTGGCATTACACTGTatagttctccatttaaatttACAAAATGGTATCAGTCAGagaggtaggatctaaaccattttgaTACTTGTCCCTGAATACCTGTGCATTTTTGTAAGCAATCTAGGAGAATGtcatgatctatagtgtcgaatgcagcactaagatcaagtaaaACTAATATTGAGATGCAACCTTGGTCCGAAgcaaaaaacaagtcatttgtgattttaactagcgCAGTTCCTGtgctatgatggggcctgaaacctgactgaaattcttcaaggatattgttttcctgtaagaagcGGCATAATTGAACAGACAtaacctttattttatattttaaatattttagacataaacggaaggtttgaaatctgTCTGTAATTTGATAATTTGTTAGGATCTAGTTTAGGTTTCTTAataagaggcttaataactgccaACTTGAGAGGTTTAAGTAAGTGACCTAAATATAACGAGGAATTAATAATGTTGAGAAGAGGTTCTCTAGCTGTAACACTTCTTTCAGTAAtttagttggaattggatctaacaaacatgTTGATTTAGCCGTGGTAATAAGTTTATATAGCTCCTATACTTAGTACATACATTGTAGCTCTAATTGTGGAGCATTAGGTGGGACTGGATCACAAGATGAAGtcaaaggttgaacatccacagttttgttcctgatactatcaattttttcgGGGAAGAAactcataaagtcctcactactaaactgtaaAGTACTATTTTCAGATATCTGATTTTTTGTTAGTTTCGCCACTGTATTAAATAAGAACCTGGGATTGTTTTGGTTATtttctatcagtttgctcagGTGTTcggccctagcagcttttagagcctgtctaaaGCTGGACATACTTTCTTCATACTCAATTCTAAAAACTTTTAATTTcgttttttctccactttcactTGAGGTCTCAAGGTTAGTTCTACCAATCGATAACATGGAGAGACACGGCTAATCTGTTCTACGGGTAGAGTGTACAATATGAGGTAATGGTCTGTGATACAGTATCATCGCTTTGATGTAGAATATCTATATCAGTGACATCTGCTCCATGTGATATAATTAAATCTACCgtatgattaaaatgatgagtTGATCTACCTACTATCAGCACTTTATCAAAATTAACCAATTGGTTTGAGAAAAAACGTGCAAACTCTTTAAAAAATCAACGGCCTACACATGGTGGCCAGAGCAAGAGATAGATGTATGTAAAGAGTAAATCTGCACCAacacaaatcaaaacaaatttattcatttgataCTCCATGTGTATTTAAGAAATCACTCTTCATGTCATTATACAAAATGTGAATTTCTAATTCATTTTGGAAAACAGTAAAAGACAAGCCCAGTGTCCTTggtctttatttgtttaatgtgtttactgtagcttAAGGGCATTGTGCTTAAATAGACTATAGTGTAGGACATGAACTTGTTCCTTTGATTCAAACTCGTGCTTTGAGGTTGCAGTGGCAATATTCAGAAATATTATGaggaataaatacatacatacaatatattAGATTACAGGTTCTAAACATTTAAGGAATAAGTAGTTTGCTAAATTACTTAAACATGGGGTCCTCTTCTCTGTTTTTATATCATGGGAATTGCAATGGTTAGAAAAGAGAACaatgtaatttaatgtaatgcattTCTATAGGGTGAATTCAGATATATTGCGACAGTTTTTTCAATTTTGACAATGGCTTTCTTCcattaataatacaaaataccCCAACACATGATCCTCAAAGCACTGACTATCTACATCTGATCATATTCCAAGAAGTATGGCTTACTCTTTTGTTAAGATGTTATACATGTTATATTTTGATGACATGTTTGATCATTTGggacacatacactatatggcctaAATTTTTGTGGAACCCTGATGCTCACTCttatatgtgctttttgaacaaCCCATTCCAAATTAGTCCTCCCTTTACTCCCTTTGCTATTATAATAACCTGTACTCTTAGTGAAAGtgtagattttggagtgtggctgtctGGACTTCAGCCACAAGAGCGTTACTAAGGTGAGAGTGACGGTGAGTctggaggtctggggtgcattCAAGTTTATCCCAAAGGTCGTCAGtagtgttgaggtcagggctctgtgcaggacactgaaGTACTTCTACACCAACTTTGGTAAACCATGTCTTTACACTGTTGTGCTCAAGGGCATTGTCATGCAGGAACGTGTTTAGGGTTCTTAGTTCAAGtaaaaggaaatcttaatgctacatCATACAAATACATCTAGAATAGTGTGTGTTTTGCGGCAAATATTTGGCGAAATGTGTGTTACCGTCAGATGTCCGTATACatttggccatacagtgtatattaacagggatttgaaaacatttttcaaaTTCATACACTGAAACCTCattaaatataattcatttaaatgcGAACATTGGTTCCATGTCATGTATTTTCCAAGTCCTGAATAAGCTCAAGCACCACACTCCACATCCTACAACAGCTGCTTTACAGCCGCGCTTAGTGACTTGACTTCCCGTCAGTGCCAAGAGTCTCGCGAGATTTTAATGTAACTCGATTACGACGCTAATTAGAACCTTGTTCAAATTGAGATTAGTATAAGGAATGAAATCACGTGTTGCTGAGAAACCTTTTGTAAACTGTATGCAATGAGTATTCTAACAAATAATAGAAGCAGGAAACCACCACTTGAAGATATTATGTATCTGATATACCTGAATTCACCCTGTGTCGGTTAAAAGCTGACTTCTTAAATACTCTTgagctctttttttaaaaaaagtgaagaCCTAATTCAGACTGATGTATTTGACTAAAACTGACAAGGTCTCTGTCCTTATTCACGccatttgttttgttcttatttctgtctttatttcagTCATCGAGGTCTCTCGGATCGGACGAGGCGCTGGGAAACAGGACGTCACTCTCTAGTGATGCATTACTGCCGAGACCAGGCACGCGCCCGCGCAGGAGGAAGTGAGTCCGCCGCTGGAGGAGACGCTGCTGCTCCTGTTTCAGCTCCACGTAAGACCGGGAGAATGTGTGGAAGATGGATGTCACAGGGAAGGCCATCAGTAGGATGCCGCTCAGGATGCTGCTGAGCGCCACCACCTGGCCAGGTATGCTGCGTGGCACCATGTCACCGTAGCCTACCGTCGTCATTGTGATCACCGCCCACCAGTACGTGGCCGGGATGCTGCTGAACTCCTGCGTGGCCGCTACCTCGTTCTCGATGAGGTACAGAAGCGGGGAGAAGAGTGCGATGGCCACGCACaagaacagcagcagcaggccGAACTCGCGCGTGCAGCGGCGTGCGGTAAGGCCAAGCGTCTGAAGGCCGAGTGAATGCCGCGCTAAACGCATCACGTACAGGATGCGCAGAGCCCGCAGGACGCGCAGAACAAGCCCGACTTTATCCAGATAGCTGTTGCCCGAGCCTGTGGATGTCCCGTCCACAGCCAGGGTGATGTAGTAGGGCAAGATGGCTACCACGTCAATCAGATTGAGCGGTCGACGGAGGAAGGCCAGCTTACTGCGGTCCTGAATGAAGCGCAGTGTGAATTCCAGAGAAAACCACGCCACACACACGGTCTCCACGATGAAGATGTTGTAGCACATCTGGGAGCATTTGCCCTACAACATGCAACAGGAGTCATTAGTATTTTATTGCTTTCAAAATAAACcatttttacaaatatatacCTTCATGCAAATTCTTAGAAGAAATTATCCTactttatacacactatatCTTGATCAGTAATATGACTAAGACTATAAGTAACCTGTAGAAAAACACATAAACTTACAAGTGAGGGTTTTCATGTGATTATGTGAGTAACGTGTAATGacgtaaaaaaatgaaaatacatttcaatattaaaCCTTGAAACGTGAATTAAAGTGAATACGTGACAACGTGAATAATTCGTGATCAGGTGTGAAAAGGAAATATTCAGACtgcagtggggaaaaaaagaataaatgaaaaatgaaacaaatgagaaaGGTCCACTACATATGAGAACATAACGAAAGG
The DNA window shown above is from Hemibagrus wyckioides isolate EC202008001 linkage group LG15, SWU_Hwy_1.0, whole genome shotgun sequence and carries:
- the kcng1 gene encoding potassium voltage-gated channel subfamily G member 1 isoform X2; amino-acid sequence: MSTFDCRQTRSTLRAILAFLRAGKLRALRDTCALSFQEELLYWGVPEEKLEWCCRRRLIQRIEERDELERVAEEDEEEEDDESDKGGREGGLDQESRLGRCMVKLRDMVERPHSGLPGKIFACLSVLFVTITAINLSISTMPAMREEEEAGKCSQMCYNIFIVETVCVAWFSLEFTLRFIQDRSKLAFLRRPLNLIDVVAILPYYITLAVDGTSTGSGNSYLDKVGLVLRVLRALRILYVMRLARHSLGLQTLGLTARRCTREFGLLLLFLCVAIALFSPLLYLIENEVAATQEFSSIPATYWWAVITMTTVGYGDMVPRSIPGQVVALSSILSGILLMAFPVTSIFHTFSRSYVELKQEQQRLLQRRTHFLLRGRVPGLGSNASLESDVLFPSASSDPRDLDD